TGACACGGTGCTGGAGGACAGTTGCACCACGCCGCCGGCAAGCGTTGACCAGGCGCAGATTGCGGCGGGCTTGCAGTGGCTGAAGAGCGTGTTGGGCTGCCTGGAGCTCAAGTGGGGTTGCTACCACGTTGAAGCGCGTTTCACCGGGCAACACTGGGACCTGATCGAGATCAACCCACGCGTTGGCGGCAGCTTGATTTCTCAGAGCGTCGAGGCAGTCACCGGCGGCCACAGCATGCTCTCACTGTGGCTGGATCTGCTTCTGGCCAGTCAGGACGACGCCCTGCCCCGCGAAGCGCTTGTGCAACGCCTGAGCCAATTTGGCTGGCAGGCGGACGGCAGCAGCGCACAGACCACAGCGACTTTTTTCCGAGTTTATTTCGCCAAACCGGGAACGCTGAGTTCGGTCACCCTCAATGACCTGCCCCTGGCACCAGTGGTGAAACACATCCTGCTCAAAGCAGGCGATGTGATTCCCGCGCATGCCCGTGAGGTGTTTTTGGGCCAGTTGCTGTGGACGTTCGACCGAGACCGTCAGGCAACGGAACTTGAGCGTCTGGCGCGTCTTTCCGCCACGGCGCTGGACATCCAGTACGACGTTGAAATCCATTGAAATCCCGCTGAGCAAGCGCCTGGAACAGCATTGCTGTCCATGAACAATTCCAAGCATTTGAGGATGACGAACATGCCGCTGCGTGCGCCTGTATTGTTAATAGTGGACTACAACCTGAGCCGAATCGGCGATGTTCTGCACATGCGCAACTATGCGCGCCAGCAATGGGGCGCCGAGACCTGGCTGGTTCGGGACAATCCTCAGAATCATGACCTGCAGATCAGTGACCGGGTCATCGATGCCGACCCGCTGGACCCGGAATTCGTCCTCCATGCGCTGCGTCAGTTGGGCGAGGACGCGGGCAGGATCAGTGCCGCAATGGTGTTTTCCGACAACGCAGTCGCCAGCGGTGCGGCCCTGCTCGAACAACTCGGCCTGCCGGTGGACGACGCCGAGCTGGCGCTGGGCGCCTTTGACAAACTGGCCTACCGCATCGCCGAACGTCGCGACCGTCCCCTGCTTGAGCCGCTGGGGGTCGTGCTGCCGGACTTCCAGCAGATCGGATGCATCAACGATGTGCGCAATTTCGCCCTGCGCCAGGAACGCGGCTTCGTCATCAAACCGGCGTGTGAAGGCAACAATCGCGGGGTGGTGGTGATCGCCCCGGGGGGCGACTGCGAGCAGGCCTTTGACGAAGTGGCGCCCTACCTGGAGGGCGGTGTGTTGGCAGAAGCGTTCATCACCTTCACCCGCGAATACTCTTATGACGGCTTGGGCGAGCTGTGGTTTATCACGGAAAAAGTCAGCGCCACCGGACGTTATCCCGTGGAAGTAGCGCAGATCCTGCCCGCCCGCCTCAGCGAGCCAGAGCGTCAGGCGATTCGTCAAACCGGCGAGCAGGTCAATCGTCTGGTCGGCCAGCGAATCGGCCCGTTTCACAACGAGATCAAACTTAGCGATACCGGTTACCAAACGGCCGTGATCGAGCCTAACCGTCGTCCCGGCGGCATGAAAATCTGGACGCTGGCGCACGCCGTACATGGCGTCGATCTGTATGCGGCATGGGTCGATTCGGTGTTTTGCGCGTCGGTGCCGCAGGAGCTGCCGCCGGCAACCTGCAGCGCTGCCACGGTGATGTTCGGCGTACCCGAGGACATGACGCTCGACGTGGTCGAATTGGGCGACATCCGCACCCTGGTTGATGACACGCTGACGTTGGCCGCGCAGACCCTCGAGCTGGCCAAGGACGACATCACACTGCTCGAGTGCGCCTGGATCATCGGCCATTCACGGCTGATCCATGCAACCCCCAGAGACAACAGCGACTTCGTGGCCCATGCCTGCGTCGCGTTGCATGACGCTCGCATCGACATCTGCGATCTGGTGACGGTGCTGCGCGAACAGTGGCTTACGGTACTGAACCGTCACCTGCGCGCTGCGCAATTGTTCAAGGTCGCGTCCTGACTTCTCTCTAATACGCTTTGAGATCCCCGGCATGAAAATCCTCATTCTTCACCGTGTCCCGTATCCGCGTATCGAGTACCACCGCGGGATTGACCATGACTTGCACGATGTCACGTACATTGGCAAACAATCGGCAATCGATACGCTCCCCGCCGACCTACGCTGCCACAGCGTGGTGCGAGCCGGGCTGAACAGCGCCTTCGATGAAACGCTGGCGTGGCTGGCCGAAAGCCCACAAACCTTTGATCGCGTCATATCGATGTCCGAGTACGAATTGCTCGACGCGGCGCGTCTGCGCGAAGTGCTGAATATCGAAGGTGCGTCGTTGCAGTCGGTGACCCTGGCGCGCAACAAGCTGGAGATGAAAGCCGCGGTTCAGGCCCGGCATCTGCGTGTACCGCGCTTCATGTCGCTGGAGCGCTATCTGTTGCTGCAAGGCCATGTGCCGTGGACTGGCGCAACCGTGCTGAAACCTCACAGCGGTGCGTCGAGCATGGACGTCAGCATTCATGAGCAAACGGCTCACGCCTTCGATGAGATCAGGCACAAGATCAGTAGTCTCGCGCTACGCGTTGATGAGTTTCAGGTCGAAGAGTACATCAGCGGCGCGATCCGCCATTTCGACGGCCTGGTATTGAACGGTC
Above is a genomic segment from Pseudomonas sp. R5-89-07 containing:
- a CDS encoding acetyl-CoA carboxylase biotin carboxylase subunit family protein, producing MPLRAPVLLIVDYNLSRIGDVLHMRNYARQQWGAETWLVRDNPQNHDLQISDRVIDADPLDPEFVLHALRQLGEDAGRISAAMVFSDNAVASGAALLEQLGLPVDDAELALGAFDKLAYRIAERRDRPLLEPLGVVLPDFQQIGCINDVRNFALRQERGFVIKPACEGNNRGVVVIAPGGDCEQAFDEVAPYLEGGVLAEAFITFTREYSYDGLGELWFITEKVSATGRYPVEVAQILPARLSEPERQAIRQTGEQVNRLVGQRIGPFHNEIKLSDTGYQTAVIEPNRRPGGMKIWTLAHAVHGVDLYAAWVDSVFCASVPQELPPATCSAATVMFGVPEDMTLDVVELGDIRTLVDDTLTLAAQTLELAKDDITLLECAWIIGHSRLIHATPRDNSDFVAHACVALHDARIDICDLVTVLREQWLTVLNRHLRAAQLFKVAS